The Methanobacterium sp. BAmetb5 genome includes a region encoding these proteins:
- the thpR gene encoding RNA 2',3'-cyclic phosphodiesterase, whose amino-acid sequence MRAFLAVDVDSTLNYEIQKVQKELKKTAAPLKMVEPENLHFTFKFFGEISSTQTEKIIQITQDKLEKYKSFPLNIKGTGVFPNMGYMRVIWLGVEEPEQFSQLQRDLDQEFVKMGFKKERSYIPHLTIARVKGPRNKEILAETVQKLESIEIGPMTLEKITLKKSELTPVGPIYTDIQQFFI is encoded by the coding sequence CGAGCATTTTTAGCAGTTGACGTGGACAGCACTTTAAATTATGAAATTCAGAAAGTACAGAAGGAACTAAAAAAAACTGCCGCCCCATTGAAGATGGTGGAGCCGGAGAATCTGCATTTCACCTTCAAATTTTTTGGAGAAATCTCCTCTACCCAGACTGAAAAGATAATCCAGATAACCCAGGACAAACTGGAAAAGTACAAATCATTTCCCCTGAATATTAAGGGGACGGGAGTGTTCCCTAACATGGGATATATGCGGGTTATCTGGCTGGGAGTTGAAGAACCAGAGCAGTTCTCCCAGCTGCAACGGGATCTTGACCAGGAATTTGTCAAGATGGGATTTAAAAAGGAACGCAGCTACATACCCCACCTAACCATTGCCCGGGTAAAGGGACCACGAAACAAGGAAATTCTGGCAGAAACCGTGCAAAAATTGGAGTCAATTGAGATTGGACCCATGACCCTGGAGAAGATAACTTTGAAAAAAAGCGAACTAACCCCGGTAGGTCCTATCTATACCGATATCCAACAATTTTTCATTTAA
- the cca gene encoding CCA tRNA nucleotidyltransferase, with amino-acid sequence MIDFNPILADIEPSKEEVAKVKGLADKLKDIINKNVNKLNINAEAVLLGSVAKNTWLSNGNSEEGKGLDIDIFIKFPLTTSLDDLKSQGLELAHKCVDEADGTYEERYASHPYLTGFIEGYEVDLVPCYDITDSSELKSAVDRTLLHTLFVVDNLGPEQTREVRLLKRFMKMVGTYGSEFKVGGFSGYLCELLVIHYGSFLKVLEGALEHWEPGYRIDLMNFGTGAQFKDPLIVVDPTDQNRNVSAALTLQKMAEFRVAAGNFLENPKKSYFYPKTLKYDRETLRDEFQQRKTHSVLLAFHTPNIPADALHPQIQKTEKSLVKILENEDFKVMGSDSWSDEDTTGIILLEMNTWKLTPFRKYSGPTVWDDENTKRFLEKHPQSWVEGERWFTLTRREYRDAESLIQETLTPGGIRNLRVGKHLKKKLLEKYNLVDVLDLLIAEDADEGVMKFLYSYLHKNELLTRD; translated from the coding sequence GTGATTGATTTTAACCCAATATTAGCGGATATTGAACCTTCAAAAGAAGAGGTAGCGAAAGTTAAAGGTTTAGCAGATAAATTAAAGGACATAATCAATAAAAATGTTAATAAACTGAATATTAATGCAGAAGCCGTGCTCCTGGGCTCAGTGGCCAAGAACACTTGGTTATCCAATGGTAACTCTGAAGAGGGTAAGGGTCTGGACATTGATATTTTCATTAAATTTCCCCTCACCACTTCCCTGGATGATCTGAAAAGTCAGGGTCTGGAACTGGCCCATAAATGTGTAGATGAAGCTGATGGAACCTATGAGGAACGTTATGCCTCCCACCCTTACCTCACTGGTTTTATTGAAGGTTATGAGGTGGATTTAGTACCCTGCTATGACATCACAGATTCCAGTGAACTCAAATCTGCGGTGGACCGCACCCTGCTGCACACCCTATTTGTGGTGGATAATTTAGGGCCAGAACAGACCAGGGAAGTCCGGCTTTTAAAACGGTTCATGAAGATGGTGGGAACCTACGGCTCGGAGTTCAAGGTGGGTGGATTTTCTGGTTACCTGTGTGAATTGCTGGTTATCCACTACGGTTCGTTCCTGAAGGTTCTGGAAGGTGCACTCGAGCATTGGGAACCTGGATACAGAATAGATCTTATGAACTTCGGTACCGGGGCCCAGTTTAAGGATCCCCTGATAGTGGTGGACCCGACTGACCAGAACCGGAATGTTTCTGCCGCACTGACACTGCAGAAGATGGCTGAATTCAGGGTGGCAGCAGGTAACTTCCTGGAAAACCCTAAAAAATCATATTTCTATCCTAAAACCTTAAAGTATGACCGGGAAACATTGCGGGATGAATTTCAACAGAGAAAGACCCATTCAGTTCTCCTGGCCTTCCACACCCCAAATATTCCTGCGGATGCCCTGCATCCCCAGATCCAGAAGACTGAAAAATCCCTGGTGAAGATCCTGGAAAATGAGGACTTTAAAGTTATGGGGAGTGATTCCTGGAGTGATGAGGACACCACCGGCATAATACTCCTGGAAATGAACACGTGGAAGTTAACTCCCTTCCGGAAGTACTCGGGACCCACGGTGTGGGATGATGAGAACACCAAAAGGTTCCTGGAAAAGCATCCCCAATCATGGGTGGAAGGTGAACGATGGTTTACACTCACCAGAAGGGAATATCGGGATGCAGAGTCCCTTATCCAGGAGACACTCACCCCTGGTGGGATCCGGAATCTACGTGTGGGGAAACATTTAAAGAAGAAACTACTGGAAAAATACAATCTAGTGGATGTTCTGGATCTGTTAATCGCTGAAGATGCCGACGAGGGTGTGATGAAATTCCTGTACAGTTATCTTCATAAAAATGAGCTTTTAACCCGGGATTAA